The window TTGTAATGTAGTTTTCATTAGTGAGAGCTGTCCAGCAGTTGTCAGAGCCAGCTTGTCTGCCCTACTTGACTTTTGCTTGTCCTTCTTGTGCTCcaagtgtttctctgtgtgtttagtcACAGTAGCTCTCAACAGCATAACATACTCAGATCCAAGGTACAAACTTGCTTTGTATCCTATGCCTTCTCCAACACACATTGGCAGCATATTGGTCTCAGTCATTCAGCACACCGACTGGGTGATGGCCTCAGACCGCTGCGCATCACAACATCCCGTTTTAATTTTTCCTGATTTCCGCGTTTTAtgatttaagcacattttgtaATCATAAGAGTGACTAATCATAAGAGTGACTAATCATAAGAGTGACTAATCATGTTGtggaaaaatacaattttaagaaaatattcaatctgtttttattttctttgttccCATCACTGGTGTTACATGCTTGACTTCTTCATGGAAAGCTGTTTGCAGACATGATTGTTTGCCTTGCATGTTTGCCCCAGGGGAATTCATCTTCATCTGGACTTTGTGTTCTGTGTGGTTGAATGTCACTGATGTTCATGTCATTCTCTTTCTCAATAGCTACTCGTAGCACTTCCATTGTTGGTTAATTTTCCTGTCAGTCCTGAATTGCATCTTGtctccctttccctcctcaCAGATCCAGTTCTTCAGGTCCCGACACATGTGGCAGAGTACGTACCTTTgagttgtttttctgcatgGGTGTATGTGTATACATCCTTGTGCACTGCACCTGTCTGTAACAAAAGATGGTGAATGGAAATGGATATGGTGACCTGTTGAGCTTGTCTTATCTGTCACTCTCTTTACTGGTCTAGAGATGTAATGAATCTTCTTAAATCTTTACTGTAGACCAGCCTTTCTGCCGGACCCCAATGATGGCAGCCTGTACTCTCTGGGAGGAAAGAACAACGAAGGCCTCACAGTAAGAGGAAATCTTTTTATCACAAACCACAATCTCCCTCCCTTTAAAGAAATACCACTGTGTCCTCTGTTctctgaaaagaagaaaaaaaaaaacatatcctCTCACCACATATGTGTATGGAAGATACAAGTTATGCTGAGAAAATGCACAATCACTCTGAAGTTGCAGCTGTGGTGGTGAATGCAACATGTATCATGGTGCAGAGCATCTTATTGTTTTCCAATGTTCATTCGTTTCACTCAAACAGAAATTACCGTTCACTATCCCTGAGCTGGTCCAAGCTTCTCCCTGTCGCAGCTCTGATGGAGTCCTTTACATGGGTAAGGCTAGCTCTCCAATATGGATTTTATTATGCCTTTTGGTTAAACACATTGTTCTGTAGTTGTCTTATCCATAAACACGTGCAGTCCATGtcccagtgtgtgtgctcacctaAATGAACTGGTCTTATCTGGCTTAAACCGAATATCTTACAGTACCTTTCAATTCCACTCAACCTGCGGTCGCAGCCGGTGTTCTTTTGAATTTAAAACGGTTAACAGACTAAAGCTAATCTACCGTAGCGACTGCGTATCTTTGTTTAAAGGGAAGCAGGTGACATTTGCCGCCCCGTAGTCATTATCAGcagagcttttgttttcattcaagtgaagctgctgctgctgctggcacaAGGCACGTTGGAGATGCAAAGGTCTGACAGTGTCACAGACTGGACTGGAATTCTCACTCTCtaaatctgtttgtgtgtaagagTAGAGTTTGCAGGAATATCAGGCATGACCGTTTTTCCTTATTCATCAGTTTATCATTGTTCTATAATAACCCATGATTAGGTTTCTACTGCCACTCCCTGCAATGACAGAATAAGTGAGATGCCTTTACAAAGAGGCCATGACGGCTTGGTTGTTCAGTGATAGAATGGTAACACGCATCACTGGAGAGATTAAATAGCTACATGTTATTCCACCAGTGCGCCTTCCGGTCAGTTTACAGTTTCATGTAAATAGTCAGTTTTCTTTAGATCagccaaaatcacaaatttgttAATCTTTATACCCTCGATTTTGTGAAGGAAAAAAGCCACAGAGAGCCCATTTACAAAGCCATGGTCGTGCATTTTCCAGGGGCAACATAAATGCTGTAATTATGGCAGAGGTAaataatgttgtgtgtgtgtttgcgtatgTTCTCGTGTGCAGGCAAGAAGCAGGACTTGTGGTACGTGGTGGACCTGTTGACtggtgaaaaacagcagaccctgacttcctcttttgccGAGATGCTGTGtccctcttcatctcttctgtATCTGGGACGCacaggtaaaaacaaaaccagcccTTACCTGGCCAGCCTTATCCTAAGTCCCATCATGACTGCAGCAATCAATTACTGATTTAATCTGGCTAATCAAGAGGCCTATTTGTTTTGCATGCTCTAACTCAAAGGTGTTGGCAAACCCTTATTTACCTACTGCTCATCTCGTCTGCTATCCCCACCCTTGCTTCAACAAGATCAGCCCCCAGTCTGTCCATGCAGTGTTTAAAGCTGGGGAAGCTGGGATGGTAATTGTAGACAAGGACCAAGTGCGTAAGAGCCCTCAAAATGAACACTATATATCCTTAACTTGGTGTCAAGTCAgcactccctttgtcatccaGCAGCATATGTGCTGGATTTTGTTTCACCATGTCTCCGCATTTTCCACCCTATGAATCCCGTTTTTTGAAGCAAAGGAAATTCAACACCACTTTGCACTGACACCCAGAAACGGATACTCAACGCCCGGCTTTTGTGTATGTTACATAAGGAAAGTACTTTCTTTCCCCGTGTGAATAATCCCTTGTTGTTCATCCCTGTTAGAGTATACCATCACAATGTACGACACCAAAAGCAGGGAACTGCGCTGGAATGCCACCTATTCTGACTACGCCTCCACCCTTCCTGATGACGACACCAAATACAGTGAGACCCTTGGACATGCCAgttattttggttttgtttagCTTCTGACAGACGGTGCCAGTCATTTGTTTGCTCTTTGGTTCCCCACAGAGATGGCTCATTTTGTGTCCAACGGTGACGGCCTTGTGGTGACTGTGGACAGCGAATCAGGGGACGTTCAGTGGGTGCAGAACTATAACTCACCGGTGGTGGCCATGTATATCTGGCAACGCGAGGGCCTCCGCAAAGTTGCTCACACTAATGTGGCCGTGGAAACCCTGCGTTACCTCACCTTCATGTCTGGAGAGGCTGGCCGTATCACCCAGTGGAAATACCCGTTTCCCAAAGAGAAGAAGCCTCAAAACAAGTTCATGTAAGCAGACATGAGTGAAATGACTGATTGATCCCatctttttttgtccatttttaaaGGCTTTTATTTGTATGATTGTTACTACTACATTTTTCTTTGTAGTAGTTTCATTTGGTTTTTGAATTCTGTCATCATTCAGGGAGTAAACGTTGGCTAAACACTCTTTTAAACATGTTGGAACTTTCTGCCTATTAATCATAACAGCCTTAATCACTGAAAGGGTGAAATCAAGATATAGTTTTGTAAGACGTGAGATTGCTTAATGTTGGGATGGAGTCTAGACATGTAATAACTAATAAGTGAGTGCCGACAAGCCTGGTTTCAGCGCTGGTTTCACACTGCAGtactatatttatttttatgtattgtGTTCACACCTGCCTCTGCTGGAAAGGACAAATGGGGCTTTCAGTGGTTGATTCTCTATGAAAGCTTCACCAATTTACAGAAATGATGGAGAACTCCATTTTGAAATGTCTCTATTTTTAATCTGTAATGATATATACACTCCAGATGTGTTCTTAAGATTGTATTCTGTCATACATTTAGCATGAAATGTGGACAGTGTAGTGTGCTTTTAAAAATAAGCAGGCAGTTGTtttactgtgcttttttttttttttttttttttcctttttcagggCCACTTTGTATGTGGGCAAATACTCCACCAGTCTGTatgcctctccctccctggtGCATGATGGAGTCACTGTGGTGGTGAGTGGCAGTTACATGTATATCTCCATTTAGGCAAAACACAATCCTTATCAGTAAGACTTAGATTTAGACTGctcctttattgatcccaatttgggaaattgatttgttgcagtagcaattaaacatacagacagaacacagaatgtatacaaGAATTGcttaaaaagtcaaaaaagtAAGACATGAATATTAAGGTGTGTGTAAGTTTTGTATTGAGTCAAACTTCAccagttgtttttcttcttctttggtttcgTCATCAGTCTTCATTTTTTGGTTAGTAGTTTCCAGGTATGCCAGTGAGTTCACATGAAGACATcctgttcctgtttgtgtcttaGCTTGCCCCAACTCAAGTCACTTTGCCTCACTGGCCTGCCTCAGAGTATTTTCTACCTTAATCCTGTGGGACATCTAACAGCAAATAAGTCTGAATGTCTTAAATGTTTGTGCATGCTCATTTGTGTACACACAGCCTCGTGGTAGCACCTTCCCCATGCTGGAGGGCCCTGACAGCAAGGAGACTGAAGAGGACAAGGAGTGTGTCATCACACCCAGTACCAGTGTCAAGTTCAATGCTGCACTCCGAGAGCGAAACCGTATCAACTTCATGAGGAACTACCTGCTCCTCATAGGTACTAAATCAgtacataaaacacaaagcaataTCTGGTCTAAACGACCTACTCTGATTACTGTGACCTTTCCTGGTACAGTGAGGGGGAGAGTTTCAGAGTCACCACCAAAAAAGAAGTCTTAGTTTCACTAACAATGTGTGGGGCACTCCGTACTCACCACATTTTGAAGTCCAGGGCCTTGAATGGTCCACTGCGCTTTGAGTGACTATTGCAGTGagactgccctctgctggatgataaaatgaaTCACGTGATTTAACAACATTATACAGTGTTTCCTTGCCATTTAAACATGGAACACTATGAGTATCAAAGCTGAAATTCTGTGTTTGGTTTcggtgtgtggctgtgtttctgATGATAATGTTGATGATTAAGTAGTTCGCTAATTTCGGCATTTCAGGTCATCATGAGACGCCCCCTGAAGCTCACACCAAGATCCTGGAGAAGTTCCCTGACAGCTTCCCTCGCAATCAAGGCAATGTCATCCCACCTACTACTGACAAAAaagtggaggaggtgtgtgcCACATGGCATTTTGTTGAGAAGATTTTTCAGGCATCAAAACATCTGTGCACATTTCCTCACTCTGTTTTCCCACCGTGCTGTAGAAGGTGAATGATAGTGGCATGGACGATGGCCCTCCTCCTTTGCAAGAAACATCTATCGAAGAGCCCAGGAACAGTGGTCGCACTGTGCGTCCAGAGGCGCCTGTGGACTCTATGCTCAAAGACATGGCCACCATCATCTTCTCCACTTTCCTCCTGGCTGGCTGGGTGGCCTTCGTGATTACCTACCCAAAAGTAAGTCAGACACCACCACCTAGTGGACCGTTGAGTGCCTGCACTACTTAGTGACGACAGAAAATCATTCATATGTAGAACCAAGACTACAAGTGTCACATTTGCTAGTGGACTCTGCAGAGTACGCATAGTACACGCTGCAGTATCAAATTGTTGGGCTTACACAGAGTTTCCTCACTCACCACAGAGCGttcacaagcagcagcagctgcagcaccaggAGTTTCAGAGGCAGATGGAAGAGAGGCTGGAGCTCCTCCAGAGACAGCAGCCATTCCCCCCTGCAGACGTGGGCCTGGGCTTAGTCCCAGACAGCGACTATCTGGAGGTGGCCCGCACTCGGTCCGAGTGCTCAGACCACAGCAGTCCCAACATCACCCCCCGCGCCTCCAACCACTCcaacctgtctgtgtctgagctggGAAGCTCTGCCAATGAGCACGAAGATGGTGGTAAGGATTGAGCCATTAAAGATCACATGCATACACTCTTTGTTGATGCTTGTTGAACACTTTTTTAACCCagttttcactgtctgtaattttgtatttgatttgtTCTTTCAGAGGAAGACTCCAATATTGTCAGAGTGGGCAACATAACTTTCCATCCCAAAGAGGTCTTGGGTCATGGTGCTGAGGGCACAATTGTGTATAGGTAAGTCtgaacagccaatcagcatgttttcatgATGTTTAATTTGTAAAATACTGAAGGAATTTAAGTTGTATTTCCACTGTTTCTCCACAAGGGGTCGGTTTGACAATCGTCCAGTGGCAGTGAAGAGGATTCTCCCAGAGTGCTTCAGCTTTGCAGACCGGGAAGTCCAGCTGTTGAGGGAGTCGGACGAGCATCCAAATGTCATCCGCTACTTCTGCACTGAGAGGGACCGTCAGTTCCAGTACATCGCCATTGAGCTGTGTGCTGCCTCACTTCAGGAGGTAATGAATGCCTTAACAGATCACTTAAGCACCTTTTTGGAGTCTGGGAAAAGTTGAGTTAGTGGTGTGTTGTTCTGCTATTAGCAGAACTCAAGTATTTTGTTAATAGCGGCCCAGTTTTAATTGATGTTGCATTAATGATGCAGtactgtgagtgtgagtgcggTTTTTAAATTTTGGCAGTAAGTGGAGGAATTAGTAAGGATTCAAtgtcattgtgtcatttttcatggAACACTGAACTGTGAAGAAAGGACTTCCAAGGACTCCCATGCTGAAATTAATTTGGTGCACAACCTCAAAGTTGTGAAAATGTGACGCCCCATTATAATTATTGTACTACACTGTCTTTCATCTTTCTAGTATGTGGAGAGGAAGGATTTTGAGCGTCATGGACTAGAGCCAGTTATGCTTCTTCAGCAGACCATGTCAGGACTGGCCCATCTGCATTCTCTCAACATAGGTATCCATCACTGAGTACAAAATCACTTTGTCATCATTATCTGCTTTTCTGTATTACCAAACAGTACAGAAAGCCCTTAAGTAATGGAcagcttgtttttcctcttctcacCTTCATACTTGTACTTCAGTCCACAGGGACCTGAAACCCCACAACATCCTGGTCTCCATGCCCAATGCCCATGGTCGGGTCCGGGCCATGATCTCTGACTTTGGCTTGTGTAAGAAGCTAGCAGTGGGCCGCCACAGTTTCAGTAGGAGGTCTGGGGTGCCGGGCACTGAGGGCTGGATTGCCCCCGAGGTTCTCAGCGAGGACTGCAAAGACAACCCGGTGAGTCagtggcagagcagcagctcctgtggTGGAAATGTATGCTTTGTGTAGAGGTGTGCAGTCACCTAATTTAAAAGTCTGataaaactatgaaaaacaagctgaagtTGACAAAACAGAAGCATCTAAGAAGCCGTCACCCAAAAGTTCTCCAGTTTTGACAGAACCAATAACTAAAAACTATCCATAGGGTGAACGTAGGACCAAAAGgagcagaaaatcaaaacataaaAGCTGATTAAAGAACATTAAAAGTTTAAGAAGAAGTGTTTTGATCTCTAATGGAGTGGACTCCTTAGAGGGGATTTGTTTGAAGTTGTAGTACCCATTTGTCTCATAGCAAACAGATAACTGACTAAATAAAGCAGCACTTGTATATATAACTTGATACTGTATACTGGGTGGTATAACTGTACACAACATTCACTGTTTGATATGAACAACTGCAGCTTGTGCTTGTTTATACTGGGCAGCTGAGCATGagtgaaaatacacacaagaTGGTACAAGCACTTTCACCATATGCTTAAATCCTGTATTCTCTACAGTGTGAGTTATTGCTTCAGTCTGGATCTGCAGTGAGCGGCTGCCTGAACGCTGTGGGCAGAAGGACTTGCCCtctcatctgtctttgtctcgtTCTGCTAATCAACACATTTGTTTGATGCCGTCCTAAATGACTCCAcatgtttgaagtgtttccaCTAACATACTCATACGTGAGCCTGACTAATGTGGTTAACTGGGCTAAGCCAACGAAGCATGCTACAGCTGAAAGCTTTCAGGTAGCACTGTTAAATAGTCTATTTTCACAGTAATTGTTTGAGTCATAGGGTGTGCCGAACCAAGGAAGTCAAATACCGAACAGATCTTCCTGTACAGAACTGTTCAGGATGAACAGACGTACTCTTAAACTCCCACTGTATACACATAATACTactgttaaaatgtgtgtttcattttattccacACTATGACCATCCATATCTTTCTTCTGTCCCTTGTAGACCTGCACTGTGGATATCttctctgctggctgtgtgttttactACGTGGTGTCTCAGGGAAGTCACCCCTTTGGCAAGTCTCTGCAGAGGCAAGCAAACATCCTACTGGGCACATACAGCCTCGACCacctgcagactgacagacatgGTGAGGACTGAACTTTTGATTTTGCTGTGTATTCTGTATTATCATACCTTGTGAGCACATTGTCAAAACCAGCATGTCTGTGTCGTTTACCAGGGGACATTGTAGCCAGAGATCTAATAGAGCAGATGCTGAGCGTGGAGCCACACAGGAGGCCGTCAGCTGAGAGTGTTCTCAAACACCCTTTCTTCTGGAGCctggagaaggagctgcagtTCTTTCAGGTCAGCTCTTTTTGACTGATCAGACAGTGTCACTGCTTATTGTATCACATGTCGTAGTCTGCCCTCGATGTGTTTTAAACCTCTGCTTACTCAAACCACATCCTGGTGCGATGCAGACAGTGCATTGCGCTGTTACAGACCAGTCTGTGCACACGCTCAAGTGTTTTTGAAATTTGTAAAAATCCTCCTGTACATTCTATTTTTCATGAGTAAACCTCTTCATAAGTGCATGTAAATCTAGGcaaacatgtgtgcacatgcatgcatcttATGGTGCTTTGTGCGGTAATGCCAGGTTGTCTGAACTGGACTGTATAAAGAGCTGATTATTTACAATATCTACTTTAAATGGTTGCTGGATGTATGTAAACTACCCTCTTCAGTTAACTAAGTCTTTACAGACGCTTATGAACCCACAGAACTTCATTAATGTACTGTATAATAGATCTgttcgtcttttttttttttttgcatatattAATGCTCTGAGTGAGAATGAGACTGCAGGCTGCCTGGCATAGTAGTTGaaattcaagtttttttttgtggttgctTTGCAGGATGTGAGCGACCGAATTGAAAAGGAACCGCTGGACGGACCAATTGtgagacagctggagagaggagggagggctgTTGTCAAGGGTGACTGGAGAGAACACATCACAGTGCCACTGCAGACAGGTGTGGGACTGGCTAACATTTCATGTCACATACAAGCTCCTGGCGCCCCTggttaattaaattaaataatgaCTCCGGTGTTATTTCATGTTAGAGAGCTAATTGGAGAAATGCTTTGATGAGCATGATGTATGTTCATAGTTACACTGAAACTGTATCCTGTTGCCTAAAATGATAAAATTCATCACTGAAATAATTGGATCATAACCAACCACCTGCATCtatctctaaaaaaaaactgagcgTCCGTCTGGTCTGAAGTCTGTGAGAGGTGACACATTCTCACATCGGCATACTGGCTGGTGCATTGGGttttatctttctctctttctttggcAGATCTGCGGAAATTTCGCTCCTACAAGGGAGGGTCAGTCAGAGATCTGCTGCGTGCAATGAGAAACAAGGTAGGAATGAAATCTCATGCTTTGTGTTTCAAAGAAACTGGTCTCGACTGTTACACTCAAACGTTTGACCTTCCCTCAACAGAAACATCATTACCGAGAGTTGCCTGCTGAGGTGCAGGAGACTCTGGGCTCCATCCCTGATGACTTTGTCTCCTACTTCACATCCCGCTTCCCCCACCTGCTGATGCACACCTACCTGGCCATGCGGACCTGTGCATCTGAGAGGCCATTCCTGCCTTATTACTCCGCTGCAGAGCAGCTTGCAAAAACACAGGCCCAGTTCACATATCTCagaccacaaagacaaaatgagccATACACACAACAGCTGCCAACAAACACATCATCACCCGCCTCACAAACCCAGGAACCTACATGTTCTTCACAGCCTGCGCAGGTCTCTCACTCAACACCTGCTGAATCAGTGCCCTCTGCATCACCACATGAGCCTGTATCCTCACATTTGCCAGTTCAGACAgcgcagccagcagcagcagcactgtgcacACAGACTGACTTAGACAGTCAAACAATGAACCCCACATTTGCCTCAGAATCCCCTACAGATCCTCTCGGACAAAGAGAGTCCAGTCAGCCTGAGATACACACTCTGCCAGATCCTTTTACAGTGGACAATGAGCCAGTGTGAACTGGACCAGAGTCAGGTGGACCCAGCACAGACGGGAGCATTGCCTTCAAGAGTGGACATCAAGTGGGAGTTGGTTGCTGCACCCTGAGCTGGTGAGGACCAGGCCTGCAGTGCCTGGGATCCACTGCCAGGTGCAACAGCTGCACCCTTAGTTAAGTGCCTTCTGCTCACCTGGGTTAAAATGTTCCCCCACAGACCCGTCCACAAGTCCGTCTCTGCCTCGAGGAAGTCAGATAGCCAAGAAGGAGTTGTTGGACATTCTCTTGTAGCTGGACTGAgtaaagagattttttttattgtatttttttttttttataacagcATGCCCAAAAACGTGTTTGTCCCAAAAACATTTGGCCTCTGTTTATTGTGGGAAACATGTCTAGATGTCGTTGAACATTTGGGTAGTTTTATTGTGCAATGTTGTATTTCTCAGTGAGCCTGTTCACTGAAcagatacagtatgtatatttttgtataGACTGATTCAGCATTTGGATCATTGATGATGAATCATTTAATGTGGCTGatgtgcctttttttaaaaagatatcACTGTGCTGTGTGGGTACAGATCTTTAAAATTGACTATGCTAAATGTGCTTGATTCCAGTTAATGCTGCTAGACTGCTTCTCTTGTGTCAATCAAGACTATTGTGCCGACTTGGTAAGAGTGGACCGTTCCAAAGGGTGTTCAGGGTGGCATCTGAATACAGTAGGTAATTTTATTCTCATGTGATCATGTAGTCAAAGATGCATTTAGAGGTCAGGCTGCAAAACTCTCATGTATGATAACTTTTCATGGGTGTCAACTTGAAGTTAATGACTTTCACATtaaattctattttttttttttaatgctaagATTGTGAGTGTTGATTGAGATTGCTGCATCTTAAGGTTGGGATTGGGAAAATATGGAATATTTAACTGCAGTCAGTGcctaaaagacacagttacatttaataaatatttttttacagGTGCTCCAAGCAGCTGGTGTGCCCTGGTTGTCTACATCTATGATTGTCTTAGCTTTTGCTGCAGTTAACACTGGTTAAAGTAGCCTACACTGTAACCTTTCTCTGAGTTTTGGACCATTGCCCAACAAAAGCAGGAATTTCTTGACTGAAGCAGGCTTCTGCCACGAAGAATCAGCACAGTAACACAGAGCCAGTGTGTGAATCATTATGCCCTCTCCAAGGACTTGACATGCATGTTAATACATTGAAGACCAAACTCACATATCAGATTCTAAATATGAATGAACTTAAAAATGCAATTTAGCCAGAAGGTAAcaatcaaaaaaacaacattgtgGGAATTCCGCtgcagatgagaagatcaatatcagtttTATCTCTGTGCCTTCTGTACAGAGAGGGCTGTGTTTACACGGctcaaaaacaggaaacaggcaCCAGTAGAACTGGTGCAGGCACCTGGTGAGCAGGCCCCACACCCCACTGCATGTGGTTTCTACAATAGGTCACAATGGTCCTTGTGTATGATTAACACTGTTAACGCCCATGGACTTGACACAGTGGTACTATTTCATTTTAACAGTCATTCCATGGTTAATGCTGGCAGGTGGCTCAACAAAGTTATACAATGTGTTGATGAATGTTATGTACTGctcaggttttatttttgttcctATTTGGACCATATGAACACTGCCCTGCAGCCCAAACGTCGAATCCCTGACTCACCTACATACTGAGCAATCTCCAGCAGTCAGATGTACTCAGCCTGTGTCTTCTGGCTTACTGTGGACCTTCATTAATTGTAAATTTGACTGCCTTACAGTAGCTTTGATctgcacatttcattttttcccacaTGTTGTGCTACAGACTTAAAATGAGAcacatttatatttctttttaattattttttcggctttttagcctttatgatagagagacagctgaaggtacgacaggaaagggggcagagagaggggacgacgcagcaaatgagccacaggtgggagtcgaacctgcggccactgcagaggactgatggCCTCAATACATATCAGTTCATAACCCTCTGTATGACCAAATGCTTCTGTTAC of the Chaetodon auriga isolate fChaAug3 chromosome 16, fChaAug3.hap1, whole genome shotgun sequence genome contains:
- the ern1 gene encoding serine/threonine-protein kinase/endoribonuclease IRE1, whose amino-acid sequence is MDWTVSSRTRLWCILALLCCAGLPQKGFCSASTVSLPESLLFVSTLDGNLHAVSKKSGSIKWTLKEDPVLQVPTHVAEPAFLPDPNDGSLYSLGGKNNEGLTKLPFTIPELVQASPCRSSDGVLYMGKKQDLWYVVDLLTGEKQQTLTSSFAEMLCPSSSLLYLGRTEYTITMYDTKSRELRWNATYSDYASTLPDDDTKYKMAHFVSNGDGLVVTVDSESGDVQWVQNYNSPVVAMYIWQREGLRKVAHTNVAVETLRYLTFMSGEAGRITQWKYPFPKEKKPQNKFMATLYVGKYSTSLYASPSLVHDGVTVVPRGSTFPMLEGPDSKETEEDKECVITPSTSVKFNAALRERNRINFMRNYLLLIGHHETPPEAHTKILEKFPDSFPRNQGNVIPPTTDKKVEEKVNDSGMDDGPPPLQETSIEEPRNSGRTVRPEAPVDSMLKDMATIIFSTFLLAGWVAFVITYPKSVHKQQQLQHQEFQRQMEERLELLQRQQPFPPADVGLGLVPDSDYLEVARTRSECSDHSSPNITPRASNHSNLSVSELGSSANEHEDGEEDSNIVRVGNITFHPKEVLGHGAEGTIVYRGRFDNRPVAVKRILPECFSFADREVQLLRESDEHPNVIRYFCTERDRQFQYIAIELCAASLQEYVERKDFERHGLEPVMLLQQTMSGLAHLHSLNIVHRDLKPHNILVSMPNAHGRVRAMISDFGLCKKLAVGRHSFSRRSGVPGTEGWIAPEVLSEDCKDNPTCTVDIFSAGCVFYYVVSQGSHPFGKSLQRQANILLGTYSLDHLQTDRHGDIVARDLIEQMLSVEPHRRPSAESVLKHPFFWSLEKELQFFQDVSDRIEKEPLDGPIVRQLERGGRAVVKGDWREHITVPLQTDLRKFRSYKGGSVRDLLRAMRNKKHHYRELPAEVQETLGSIPDDFVSYFTSRFPHLLMHTYLAMRTCASERPFLPYYSAAEQLAKTQAQFTYLRPQRQNEPYTQQLPTNTSSPASQTQEPTCSSQPAQVSHSTPAESVPSASPHEPVSSHLPVQTAQPAAAALCTQTDLDSQTMNPTFASESPTDPLGQRESSQPEIHTLPDPFTVDNEPV